One stretch of Cedecea neteri DNA includes these proteins:
- a CDS encoding KpsF/GutQ family sugar-phosphate isomerase: MSASWQQAVNAWETCSRELAALEHHLDEPQWLALLAELRNCKGKIVVTGVGTSGIAARKIAHMLACVERPAIYLSATDAAHGDLGFLREDDLMIMLSRGGNSDELTRLLPGLAARNVPLISVTENPNSAIATAARLVISTGVKNEMDPLNMLATTSIILVLAIFDAACACLMSESGYSKETLLAVHPGGDVGLTLSQRK, from the coding sequence ATGAGTGCCTCCTGGCAACAGGCCGTAAACGCGTGGGAAACCTGCAGCCGCGAACTTGCGGCGCTGGAACACCATCTGGATGAGCCGCAGTGGCTCGCCTTGCTGGCCGAACTGAGAAACTGCAAAGGCAAGATTGTGGTCACCGGCGTAGGCACCTCCGGCATCGCGGCGAGAAAAATTGCCCATATGCTCGCCTGTGTGGAACGCCCGGCGATTTATCTCAGCGCAACGGATGCAGCCCATGGCGATTTAGGTTTTTTACGTGAAGACGATCTGATGATTATGCTTTCGCGCGGCGGAAATTCTGACGAGCTAACGCGTCTGCTGCCAGGCCTGGCGGCCAGAAACGTGCCGCTCATCAGCGTAACGGAAAACCCGAATTCGGCCATCGCCACAGCGGCCAGGCTGGTGATATCCACCGGCGTGAAGAACGAAATGGATCCGCTGAACATGCTGGCGACCACGTCGATAATCCTGGTGCTGGCGATCTTTGATGCCGCCTGCGCCTGCCTGATGAGCGAGAGCGGCTACTCGAAAGAGACGCTGCTGGCGGTTCATCCCGGTGGAGACGTCGGGCTGACGCTCAGCCAGCGGAAATAA